In one Cervus elaphus chromosome 9, mCerEla1.1, whole genome shotgun sequence genomic region, the following are encoded:
- the LOC122700954 gene encoding cytochrome b-c1 complex subunit 6, mitochondrial-like, which produces MGLEDEQRMLTRSGDPKEEEEEEEELVDPLTTVREQCELLEKCVKAREQLELCDERVSSRSQTKEDYTEELFHFLHARDHCVAHKLFNSLK; this is translated from the coding sequence ATGGGGCTAGAGGACGAGCAAAGGATGCTGACCAGGTCCGGAGAtcccaaggaggaggaagaagaggaagaagaattaGTGGATCCTCTAACAACAGTGAGAGAGCAATGCGAGCTGCTGGAGAAATGTGTGAAGGCTCGGGAGCAGCTAGAGCTCTGTGATGAGCGTGTATCCTCCAGGTCACAGACAAAGGAGGACTACACAGAGGAGCTCTTTCACTTCTTGCATGCAAGGGACCACTGTGTGGCCCACAAACTGTTTAACAGCTTGAAATAA